In a single window of the Micromonospora sp. WMMD1155 genome:
- a CDS encoding S8 family serine peptidase — protein sequence MTIRRRIRSAATVAGITAVVAALAVSPAHADDSFVKYYTVTTSYQGSPENLSEIATRFLGSQARSVEIFNLNIGREQADGKVLSDPAKLNPGWRMVLPWDAVGAGVQYGVLPTTMPTPAPSGSSNGGSSGNPKPPANQGQGGKPAVSPSAPPPATKPAGSGCATGTPAGKAPDWARQTVNASTAWTRSKGEGELVAVIDSGVDGSLTPLAGHVTEGVDVVSGNGRGDIDCLGTGTGMAAIIVAQPGEDGALGGVAPDAIVMPIRVVTTAANAHAEDEATAISVATASGATVIALGSYVDTADATVVAAIKEAVDHDVVVVCAAPAEGVPASAGTTLPPEGTLRVGGVGEDGQPIASYRPGSVDVHAPGGRVRTLGMTGDGVVQATGTQYAVAFVAGEAALIRSAYPNLPAGEVTKRVAQTVQAGTGGVKMMDPAAAVTAALVASDVGGPDRGSSVTSGTGRVVLLLVIGLVLLGALVLMVVRMRRLLRANTASADDEKTAPPPWPVPQEAPAAK from the coding sequence ATGACCATCAGGCGCCGGATTCGCTCGGCCGCGACAGTGGCCGGGATCACTGCCGTGGTGGCGGCGTTGGCGGTGTCACCGGCGCACGCCGACGACTCCTTTGTGAAGTACTACACCGTCACCACGTCCTATCAGGGCTCCCCGGAGAATCTCTCCGAGATCGCCACCCGTTTCCTCGGCTCGCAGGCGCGATCGGTCGAGATCTTCAACCTGAACATCGGTCGCGAGCAGGCCGACGGCAAGGTGCTGAGTGACCCCGCCAAGCTGAACCCCGGCTGGCGGATGGTGCTGCCCTGGGACGCGGTAGGTGCCGGCGTCCAGTACGGCGTCCTGCCGACGACGATGCCGACGCCCGCGCCCAGCGGATCATCGAACGGCGGATCCTCCGGTAACCCGAAACCACCGGCGAACCAGGGCCAGGGCGGTAAACCGGCGGTGAGCCCCAGCGCACCACCCCCGGCCACGAAGCCGGCCGGGTCGGGCTGCGCGACCGGCACTCCGGCCGGCAAGGCCCCCGACTGGGCCCGGCAGACGGTGAACGCCTCCACCGCCTGGACCCGTAGCAAGGGTGAGGGCGAGCTGGTGGCCGTGATCGACTCCGGCGTGGACGGCAGCCTGACACCGCTCGCCGGCCACGTGACCGAGGGCGTCGACGTGGTATCCGGCAACGGCCGGGGCGACATCGACTGCCTGGGCACCGGCACCGGGATGGCCGCCATCATCGTGGCCCAACCGGGTGAGGACGGTGCGCTGGGTGGCGTCGCGCCGGACGCCATCGTCATGCCGATCCGGGTGGTGACCACCGCGGCCAACGCGCATGCCGAGGACGAGGCGACAGCGATATCGGTGGCGACCGCGTCCGGTGCCACGGTGATCGCTCTCGGCTCCTACGTCGACACCGCCGACGCCACGGTCGTCGCCGCGATCAAGGAGGCGGTCGACCACGACGTCGTGGTGGTCTGCGCCGCCCCCGCCGAAGGAGTACCGGCCTCAGCCGGGACCACGCTGCCGCCCGAGGGCACGCTGCGGGTGGGCGGCGTCGGTGAGGACGGCCAGCCGATCGCGTCGTACCGGCCCGGGTCGGTGGACGTGCACGCGCCCGGCGGCCGGGTGCGAACGCTCGGGATGACCGGCGACGGCGTGGTGCAGGCCACCGGCACCCAGTACGCCGTGGCCTTCGTTGCGGGTGAGGCGGCGCTGATCCGATCGGCGTACCCGAACCTGCCGGCCGGCGAGGTGACCAAGCGTGTCGCGCAGACCGTGCAGGCCGGGACCGGCGGGGTCAAGATGATGGACCCGGCGGCTGCGGTCACCGCCGCGCTGGTGGCCAGTGACGTCGGCGGCCCCGACCGGGGGTCGTCGGTCACCTCCGGGACCGGGCGGGTCGTCCTGCTGCTGGTCATCGGCCTCGTGCTGCTCGGCGCGCTGGTGCTGATGGTGGTCCGGATGCGCCGGCTGCTGCGCGCCAACACCGCTAGCGCCGACGACGAGAAGACTGCGCCGCCGCCGTGGCCTGTTCCCCAGGAAGCGCCCGCCGCCAAGTGA
- a CDS encoding histidine kinase gives MARLAAAGAVIRAVLIGRLVVLIATILASIRLVGEPHRPALALGLVTVATLAQLYVISRRPDILRRRLTVLTAEVIMTLPVLVVGGPGLAFFCYALGTCMIAGALLGVDGLLLCLAQAALGLGMVTQMSRSLEPDARSVLAPFLIAIPVADIVAGLAAGALTTGLTRYIELSVEVAQAAQRSAATSERARLARDLHDSVAKTLRGISFAAVALPSSLRRHPDLAEQLAATVVTGAETAQREARELLAALRRDVPDQPFVDTVQNVCADWTATSRVPVSLELTRVEPTLAARYELTQILSEALRNIAQHAGASRVRVELIEEGGWIRLSVHDDGVGFVLPHDLSQLAMRSSFGVVGMSERARTIGGRLTVTASAGGGTTVTATTPSASRMEPEVVDR, from the coding sequence ATGGCCCGACTCGCCGCCGCCGGAGCGGTGATCCGCGCGGTGCTGATCGGTCGCCTGGTCGTCCTGATCGCCACCATCCTGGCCAGCATCCGACTGGTCGGGGAGCCCCACCGTCCGGCTCTCGCGTTGGGTCTGGTCACCGTGGCCACGCTGGCGCAGCTCTACGTGATCAGCCGTCGTCCGGACATCCTGCGCCGCCGGCTGACAGTGCTCACCGCCGAAGTGATCATGACGTTGCCGGTACTGGTCGTCGGCGGCCCAGGATTGGCCTTCTTCTGTTACGCCCTGGGCACCTGCATGATCGCCGGTGCCCTGCTCGGCGTCGACGGGCTGCTCCTGTGTCTGGCCCAGGCCGCACTCGGGCTGGGCATGGTCACCCAGATGTCGCGGTCCCTCGAGCCGGACGCCCGCTCGGTGCTGGCACCCTTCCTCATCGCCATCCCGGTCGCCGACATCGTCGCCGGCCTGGCCGCCGGCGCGCTGACCACCGGCCTGACCCGCTACATCGAACTGTCCGTCGAGGTCGCCCAGGCGGCACAGCGGTCCGCCGCCACCTCGGAACGCGCCCGCCTCGCACGCGACCTGCACGACTCGGTGGCCAAGACGCTGCGCGGGATCTCGTTCGCCGCTGTCGCCTTGCCGTCGTCGCTCCGCCGCCACCCCGACCTGGCCGAGCAACTGGCTGCCACCGTGGTGACCGGTGCCGAGACCGCACAGCGGGAGGCCAGGGAACTGCTCGCCGCCCTGCGTCGGGACGTACCCGACCAGCCGTTCGTGGACACCGTGCAAAACGTCTGCGCCGACTGGACGGCGACCAGCCGGGTGCCGGTGTCGCTCGAGCTGACCCGGGTCGAGCCGACGCTGGCGGCCCGCTACGAGCTGACCCAGATCCTGTCCGAGGCGCTGCGCAACATCGCCCAGCACGCGGGGGCGAGCCGGGTGCGCGTCGAGCTGATCGAAGAGGGCGGCTGGATCCGGCTGAGCGTTCACGACGACGGCGTCGGCTTCGTCCTGCCGCACGACCTGTCACAGCTCGCCATGCGCAGTAGCTTCGGGGTGGTCGGCATGTCCGAGCGGGCACGGACCATCGGCGGCCGACTCACGGTGACAGCGTCCGCCGGTGGCGGCACCACCGTCACGGCGACCACGCCGAGCGCCTCCCGCATGGAGCCGGAGGTGGTCGACCGATGA
- a CDS encoding response regulator transcription factor — protein MIDVLIVDDNPIVRMAIRTFLATADDVRVVGEASDGRLALTLAQRLRPSVTLLDHRMPIADGLSVVALLAEHSSVLVLTSDSDPHLIASMLRGGARGYLVHGEFDPPELLRAVHSVAAGHGWLSPAIAAVTISALRELAAGERAESERADQLRRSREGFGLTRREQDVLDLLCSGHSNGAIGRRLMISEKTVKNHLNHAFAKLGVRNRTEAVLRWSGQENPAR, from the coding sequence ATGATCGATGTGCTGATCGTGGACGACAACCCCATCGTGCGCATGGCGATCCGGACGTTCCTCGCGACGGCCGACGACGTACGGGTGGTCGGCGAGGCCTCGGACGGCCGCTTGGCACTGACCCTCGCACAGCGGCTCCGCCCGAGCGTGACACTGCTGGATCACCGGATGCCGATCGCGGACGGCCTGAGCGTCGTCGCCCTGCTGGCCGAGCACTCGTCAGTGCTGGTGCTGACCAGCGACTCGGACCCGCACCTGATCGCCAGCATGCTGCGCGGCGGCGCCCGCGGCTATCTCGTACACGGCGAGTTCGATCCACCCGAGTTGCTCCGCGCGGTGCACTCGGTGGCCGCCGGTCACGGCTGGCTCTCCCCGGCCATCGCGGCGGTGACCATATCGGCGCTGCGCGAGCTGGCGGCCGGCGAACGAGCGGAGAGTGAGCGGGCCGACCAGTTACGCCGATCGCGCGAGGGCTTCGGGCTCACCCGCCGGGAGCAGGATGTGCTGGACCTTCTGTGCTCGGGGCATTCGAACGGCGCCATCGGCCGCCGCCTGATGATCAGCGAGAAGACCGTGAAGAACCACCTCAACCATGCCTTCGCCAAGCTCGGAGTGCGGAACCGGACCGAGGCCGTGCTGCGGTGGTCGGGGCAGGAGAACCCGGCCCGCTGA
- a CDS encoding sigma-70 family RNA polymerase sigma factor has product MREIFTANVRPLRRFLLRQTRGDAEAAEELLQETMLRAWRKMSELPDNEISVRRWLFTVARNLAIDAARARQSRPVEVCGEDVTWVPAPEDTFDSLVERAVLRDVLLQLTPEHRTVLVALYYRDASVAEAAEAIGIPEGTVRSRSFYALRTVREIIGENVTG; this is encoded by the coding sequence ATGCGGGAGATTTTTACGGCCAACGTCCGGCCGCTGCGCCGGTTCCTGCTCCGGCAGACCCGCGGGGACGCCGAGGCGGCCGAGGAACTGTTGCAGGAGACCATGCTGCGGGCCTGGCGCAAGATGTCCGAGCTGCCGGACAACGAGATCTCGGTTCGTCGTTGGCTGTTCACGGTGGCCCGCAACCTGGCCATCGACGCCGCCCGGGCTCGGCAGTCACGGCCAGTCGAGGTCTGCGGCGAGGACGTCACCTGGGTGCCGGCTCCCGAGGACACGTTCGACAGCCTTGTCGAACGGGCCGTGTTGCGGGATGTACTGCTCCAGCTCACCCCGGAACACCGGACGGTCCTGGTGGCGCTCTACTACCGGGACGCCTCCGTGGCCGAGGCCGCCGAGGCCATCGGGATCCCCGAGGGCACCGTACGCTCGCGGTCCTTCTACGCGCTGCGCACCGTACGGGAGATCATCGGCGAGAACGTCACCGGTTAG
- a CDS encoding response regulator transcription factor, translated as MDESLVTVAIVCEHPMARAGLEQVVRDCPGVTLGVSVATMEGLDQAQPTGEAQVIVIDLPPGPYRPVLEIVAKLAVIGWPLVSSTWDQPPTALAAIRAGARGLITRHSDQRSVTHTLRTVAEGGVAVAQDLSERFLAEVSGATDGDDGGLAPREVETLRWIALGLTHTQIATRMGLSPATIDTYAKRLRAKLNVSNKAELTRVAIELGHLAPEQRRRYAVR; from the coding sequence GTGGACGAGAGTCTGGTAACGGTCGCGATCGTGTGCGAGCACCCGATGGCACGGGCCGGCCTGGAGCAGGTGGTGCGGGACTGCCCCGGGGTGACGCTCGGCGTCTCGGTGGCGACGATGGAGGGACTGGACCAGGCCCAGCCGACGGGTGAGGCGCAGGTCATCGTCATCGACCTGCCACCCGGCCCGTACCGCCCGGTCCTGGAGATCGTCGCCAAGCTGGCCGTGATCGGGTGGCCGCTCGTGTCGTCCACGTGGGACCAGCCGCCCACCGCGCTGGCCGCGATCCGGGCCGGCGCGCGCGGGTTGATCACCCGCCACTCCGACCAGCGCTCCGTCACGCACACCCTGCGTACGGTGGCCGAGGGCGGTGTGGCGGTGGCGCAGGACCTGTCCGAGCGTTTCCTGGCCGAGGTGTCGGGGGCAACCGACGGCGACGACGGCGGGCTGGCCCCGCGTGAGGTGGAGACGCTGCGCTGGATCGCCCTCGGCCTCACCCACACTCAGATCGCGACACGGATGGGGCTGTCACCGGCCACCATCGACACGTACGCGAAACGACTGCGCGCCAAGCTGAACGTGAGCAACAAGGCCGAGCTGACGCGGGTCGCCATCGAGCTGGGGCACCTGGCTCCGGAGCAGCGGCGGCGGTACGCCGTCCGTTAG